One Salmo trutta chromosome 24, fSalTru1.1, whole genome shotgun sequence genomic region harbors:
- the dync1i2a gene encoding cytoplasmic dynein 1 intermediate chain 2 isoform X1 produces the protein MSDKSELKAELERKKQRLAQIREEKKRKEDERKKKEADLKKDAAPMDDSDLEKKRRETDALLQSMGITSADVPVVPPPMSPTCKSVGTPSDAGSQDSGDGAVGPRTLHWDSDPSTLQLHSDSELRRGPLKMGMAKITHVDFPPKEMVSYTKETQTPVMTQQKEEEEEEEEVAPPQLVLEAQTEKPVQKEEEEEAPPQELTEEEKLQILHSSEFITFFDHSTRIVERALSEHVDVFFDYSGREMEEKEGEIQAGAKLFLNRQFMDERWSKHRVVTCLDWSAQYPELLVASYNNNEEAPHEPDGVALVWNMKYKKNTPEYVFHCQSAVMSAAFAKFHPNLVVGGTYSGQIVLWDNRSNKRTPVQRTPLSAAAHTHPVYCVNVLGTQNANNLISISTDGKMCSWSLDMLSQPQDSLELVLKQSKAVAVTSMSFPLGDVNNFAVGSEDGSVYMACRHGSKAGISEMFEGHHGPITGIDCHTATGPVDFSHLFVTSSFDWTVKLWSTKNNKPLYSFEDNSDYVYDVMWSPTHPALFACVDGVGHLDLWNLNNDTEVPTASTTVEGNPALNRVRWAHSGKEIAVGDSDGQILVYDVGEQIAVPRNDEWTRFVRTLAEINENRDDAEELAAQRLSA, from the exons ATGTCAGACAAAAGCGAGCTGAAAGCGGAGCTTGAAAGGAAGAAGCAACGCCTGGCTCAGATCAGGGAGGAGAAAAAAAGGAAGGAAGATGAGCGCAAAAAGAAAGAG GCTGACCTGAAGAAAGATGCAGCCCCGATGGATGACTCAGACTTGGAGAAAAAGAGACGTGAGACAGATGCCCTTCTGCAGAGCATGGGCATCACGTCAGCTGATGTTCCTGTTG TCCCTCCTCCCATGTCTCCAACCTGCAAATCCGTGGGCACACCAAGCGATGCAGGGAGCCAAGACTCAGGCGATGGCGCCGTGGGACCCAG GACTCTTCACTGGGACTCTGACCCGTCCACTCTTCAGCTTCACTCTGACTCTGAGCTGCG GCGTGGACCTCTGAAGATGGGCATGGCCAAGATCACCCATGTTGACTTCCCTCCAAAAGAGATGGTGTCGTACACCAAGGAGACCCAGACACCTGTGATGACCCAGCAGAAGGAAG aggaagaggaggaggaggaagttgcTCCACCACAACTAGTGCTGGAGGCCCAAACAGAGAAACCTGtccagaaagaggaggaggaggaag CACCTCCACAAGAGCTGACCGAGGAGGAGAAGCTGCAGATCCTGCACTCCTCAGAATTCATAACCTTCTTTGACCACAGCACCCGCATCGTGGAGCGGGCCCTGTCCGAACATGTGGACGTCTTCTTTGACTACAGTGGCCGCgagatggaggagaaggaggg TGAGATCCAGGCGGGGGCCAAGCTGTTTCTGAACAGGCAGTTTATGGACGAGCGCTGGTCCAAGCACCGTGTGGTCACCTGTCTGGACTGGTCCGCTCAG TATCCTGAGCTGCTGGTTGCCTCATACAACAACAACGAGGAAGCCCCCCACGAACCGGACGGGGTGGCCCTGGTCTGGAACATGAAGTACAAGAAGAACACGCCGGAATACGTCTTCCACTGCCAG TCTGCAGTGATGTCGGCCGCCTTTGCCAAGTTCCACCCTaacctggtggtggggggcaccTACTCAGGGCAGATCGTTCTGTGGGACAACCGGAGCAACAAGAGGACCCCCGTACAGAGGACTCCCCTGTCAGCAGCAGCACACACG CACCCAGTGTACTGCGTGAACGTGCTGGGCACCCAGAACGCCAACAACCTCATCAGCATCTCTACCGACGGCAAGATGTGTTCCTGGAGCCTGGACATGCTGTCTCAGCCGCAG GACAGCCTGGAGCTGGTGTTGAAGCAGTCGAAGGCCGTCGCTGTCACCTCCATGTCTTTCCCCCTCGGAGATGTCAACAACTTTGCGGTGGGGAGCGAGGACGGTTCCGTCTACATGGCGTGTCGTCATGGAAG TAAAGCAGGGATCAGTGAGATGTTTGAGGGTCACCACGGGCCTATCACAGGGATAGACTGTCACACAGCGACCGGGCCCGTCGACTTCTCCCACCTGTTCGTCACCTCCTCCTTCGACTGGACCGTCAAGCTGTGGAGCACTAAG AACAACAAGCCGCTGTACTCATTCGAGGACAACTCTGATTACGTCTACGACGTCATGTGGTCTCCCACTCACCCGGCGCTGTTTGCGTGTGTGGACGGAGTGGGCCATCTTGACCTGTGGAACCTCAACAACGACACTGAG GTTCCTACAGCCAGTACCACAGTGGAGGGGAACCCAGCCCTGAACCGCGTGCGATGGGCCCATTCCGGCAAAGAGATTGCCGTGGGAGATTCTGATGGACAGATTCTGGTCTATGATGTTGGAGAG CAAATCGCCGTTCCACGCAACGACGAGTGGACCCGTTTCGTCCGAACCCTGGCGGAGATCAACGAGAACCGGGACGACGCAGAGGAGCTGGCCGCTCAGCGTCTCTCTGCCTGA
- the dync1i2a gene encoding cytoplasmic dynein 1 intermediate chain 2 isoform X2, translated as MSDKSELKAELERKKQRLAQIREEKKRKEDERKKKEADLKKDAAPMDDSDLEKKRRETDALLQSMGITSADVPVVPPPMSPTCKSVGTPSDAGSQDSGDGAVGPRRGPLKMGMAKITHVDFPPKEMVSYTKETQTPVMTQQKEEEEEEEEVAPPQLVLEAQTEKPVQKEEEEEAPPQELTEEEKLQILHSSEFITFFDHSTRIVERALSEHVDVFFDYSGREMEEKEGEIQAGAKLFLNRQFMDERWSKHRVVTCLDWSAQYPELLVASYNNNEEAPHEPDGVALVWNMKYKKNTPEYVFHCQSAVMSAAFAKFHPNLVVGGTYSGQIVLWDNRSNKRTPVQRTPLSAAAHTHPVYCVNVLGTQNANNLISISTDGKMCSWSLDMLSQPQDSLELVLKQSKAVAVTSMSFPLGDVNNFAVGSEDGSVYMACRHGSKAGISEMFEGHHGPITGIDCHTATGPVDFSHLFVTSSFDWTVKLWSTKNNKPLYSFEDNSDYVYDVMWSPTHPALFACVDGVGHLDLWNLNNDTEVPTASTTVEGNPALNRVRWAHSGKEIAVGDSDGQILVYDVGEQIAVPRNDEWTRFVRTLAEINENRDDAEELAAQRLSA; from the exons ATGTCAGACAAAAGCGAGCTGAAAGCGGAGCTTGAAAGGAAGAAGCAACGCCTGGCTCAGATCAGGGAGGAGAAAAAAAGGAAGGAAGATGAGCGCAAAAAGAAAGAG GCTGACCTGAAGAAAGATGCAGCCCCGATGGATGACTCAGACTTGGAGAAAAAGAGACGTGAGACAGATGCCCTTCTGCAGAGCATGGGCATCACGTCAGCTGATGTTCCTGTTG TCCCTCCTCCCATGTCTCCAACCTGCAAATCCGTGGGCACACCAAGCGATGCAGGGAGCCAAGACTCAGGCGATGGCGCCGTGGGACCCAG GCGTGGACCTCTGAAGATGGGCATGGCCAAGATCACCCATGTTGACTTCCCTCCAAAAGAGATGGTGTCGTACACCAAGGAGACCCAGACACCTGTGATGACCCAGCAGAAGGAAG aggaagaggaggaggaggaagttgcTCCACCACAACTAGTGCTGGAGGCCCAAACAGAGAAACCTGtccagaaagaggaggaggaggaag CACCTCCACAAGAGCTGACCGAGGAGGAGAAGCTGCAGATCCTGCACTCCTCAGAATTCATAACCTTCTTTGACCACAGCACCCGCATCGTGGAGCGGGCCCTGTCCGAACATGTGGACGTCTTCTTTGACTACAGTGGCCGCgagatggaggagaaggaggg TGAGATCCAGGCGGGGGCCAAGCTGTTTCTGAACAGGCAGTTTATGGACGAGCGCTGGTCCAAGCACCGTGTGGTCACCTGTCTGGACTGGTCCGCTCAG TATCCTGAGCTGCTGGTTGCCTCATACAACAACAACGAGGAAGCCCCCCACGAACCGGACGGGGTGGCCCTGGTCTGGAACATGAAGTACAAGAAGAACACGCCGGAATACGTCTTCCACTGCCAG TCTGCAGTGATGTCGGCCGCCTTTGCCAAGTTCCACCCTaacctggtggtggggggcaccTACTCAGGGCAGATCGTTCTGTGGGACAACCGGAGCAACAAGAGGACCCCCGTACAGAGGACTCCCCTGTCAGCAGCAGCACACACG CACCCAGTGTACTGCGTGAACGTGCTGGGCACCCAGAACGCCAACAACCTCATCAGCATCTCTACCGACGGCAAGATGTGTTCCTGGAGCCTGGACATGCTGTCTCAGCCGCAG GACAGCCTGGAGCTGGTGTTGAAGCAGTCGAAGGCCGTCGCTGTCACCTCCATGTCTTTCCCCCTCGGAGATGTCAACAACTTTGCGGTGGGGAGCGAGGACGGTTCCGTCTACATGGCGTGTCGTCATGGAAG TAAAGCAGGGATCAGTGAGATGTTTGAGGGTCACCACGGGCCTATCACAGGGATAGACTGTCACACAGCGACCGGGCCCGTCGACTTCTCCCACCTGTTCGTCACCTCCTCCTTCGACTGGACCGTCAAGCTGTGGAGCACTAAG AACAACAAGCCGCTGTACTCATTCGAGGACAACTCTGATTACGTCTACGACGTCATGTGGTCTCCCACTCACCCGGCGCTGTTTGCGTGTGTGGACGGAGTGGGCCATCTTGACCTGTGGAACCTCAACAACGACACTGAG GTTCCTACAGCCAGTACCACAGTGGAGGGGAACCCAGCCCTGAACCGCGTGCGATGGGCCCATTCCGGCAAAGAGATTGCCGTGGGAGATTCTGATGGACAGATTCTGGTCTATGATGTTGGAGAG CAAATCGCCGTTCCACGCAACGACGAGTGGACCCGTTTCGTCCGAACCCTGGCGGAGATCAACGAGAACCGGGACGACGCAGAGGAGCTGGCCGCTCAGCGTCTCTCTGCCTGA
- the LOC115160752 gene encoding calcium-binding mitochondrial carrier protein Aralar1 isoform X1 — MIMAKVETTARGDSNALRTIFLKHASVVENGVHYMSPRDFVQNFLGMHNQPDHNHKTVQLIAGVADTSKDGLISFQEFLAFESILCVPDALFIVAFQLFDKTGTGDISFANVRDIFSQTTVHHHIPFNWDCEFIRLHFGSDRKKNLSYLEFTQFLQEMQLEHARQAFAQKDKNKSGTISAMDFSDIMATIRHHMLTPFVEENLVSAAGGSTSHMVSFSYFNAFNALLNNMELIRKVYSTLAGTYKDTLITKEEFVSAANKFGQINPMEIDILYQLSGLHAHSGKLNLADIERIAPLEEGALPYHLAEIQRQQAHGDPHRSVLLQAAESAYRFGLGALAGATGATAVYPIDLVKTRMQNQRSTSSFVGELMYKNSFDCAKKVLRYEGFFGFYRGLVPQLIGVAPEKAIKLTMNDFVRDKFTTEDNTIPLFAEVLAGATAGGSQVIFTNPLEIVKIRLQVAGEITTARRVGALTVVRDLGLFGLYKGAKACFLRDIPFSAIYFPVYAHTKAEFADEQGRIGPLQLLTAGAIAGIPAASLVTPADVIKTRLQVAARAGQTTYNGVIDCFRKIIAEEGFRALWKGAGARVCRSSPQFGVTLVTYELLQRWFYIDFGGHRPTGSEPTPKSRISDLPPVSADHVGGYRLAAATFAGVENKFGLHLPKFKSSGAVSVSQAPTTTKEEPTAP, encoded by the exons ATGATAATGGCAAAG GTAGAAACAACCGCAAGAGGCGATTCCAATGCACTAAGGACTATATTTCTGAAG CATGCCAGTGTGGTTGAGAATGGGGTGCATTACATGTCCCCCAGGGACTTTGTGCAGAACTTCCTGGGTATGCACAACCAGCCCGACCACAACCACAAGACTGTGCAGCTGATCGCTGGAGTAGCCGACACCAGCAAGGATGG ACTGATCTCTTTCCAGGAGTTTCTGGCCTTTGAATCGATTCTGTGTGTCCCGGATGCCCTTTTCATAGTTGCCTTTCAGTTGTTTGACAAGACTGGCACAGGGGACATCTCGTTTG CCAATGTGCGGGACATCTTCAGCCAGACCACAGTGCACCACCACATTCCCTTCAATTGGGACTGTGAGTTCATCAGGCTCCACTTTGGCAGTGACAGAAAGAAGAACCTCAGCTACTTGGAGTTCACCCAGTTTCTGCag GAGATGCAGTTGGAGCATGCCCGCCAGGCCTTTGCCCAGAAGGATAAGAATAAGAGCGGTACCATCTCTGCCATGGACTTCAGCGACATCATGGCCACCATCCGCCACCACATGCTCACCCCCTTTGTGGAGGAGAACCTGGTCTCG GCCGCTGGAGGCAGCACCTCCCACATGGTGAGCTTCTCCTACTTCAATGCCTTCAACGCCCTCCTTAACAACATGGAGCTGATCCGCAAGGTCTACAGCACACTAGCCGGAACATACAAGGATACCCTCATCACCAAAG AGGAGTTTGTTAGTGCTGCCAACAAGTTTGGTCAGATCAATCCGATGGAAATTGACATCCTGTACCAGCTCTCTGGCCTCCACGCTCATTCTGG AAAGCTCAACTTGGCGGACATCGAGAGGATAGCACCGTTGGAGGAAGGCGCGCTACCATACCACCTGGCTGAGATCCAAAGACAG CAAGCTCATGGGGATCCACATCGGTCCGTCTTGCTCCAGGCTGCAGAGTCTGCTTACAGGTTCGGTCTGGGTGCACTCGCTGGAG CCACCGGTGCGACGGCTGTGTACCCCATTGACCTGGTGAAGACCCGTATGCAGAACCAGCGCTCCACCAGCTCCTTCGTAGGAGAGCTCATGTACAAGAACAGCTTTGACTGTGCCAAGAAAGTGCTCCGATATGAGGGATTCTTTGGATTCTACAGAG GTCTCGTACCACAGCTTATCGGTGTTGCCCCAGAGAAAGCGATCAAACTCACG ATGAATGACTTTGTAAGAGACAAATTCACCACAGAGGATAACACCATTCCCCTGTTTGCAGAAGTCCTGGCTGGTGCCACT GCCGGAGGATCCCAGGTGATCTTCACCAACCCTCTGGAGATAGTGAAAATCCGTCTCCAGGTGGCCGGAGAGATCACCACGGCCCGCCGGGTCGGTGCCCTGACCGTGGTCCGGGACCTGGGCCTCTTTGGCCTCTACAAA GGAGCGAAAGCCTGCTTTCTGCGTGACATCCCGTTCTCTGCCATCTACTTCCCCGTGTACGCCCACACCAAGGCTGAGTTTGCAGACGAACAGGGCAGAATTGGACCTCTGCAGCTGCTCACTGCTGGTGCCATAGCAG GTATACCTGCTGCCTCCCTGGTGACCCCTGCTGATGTCATCAAGACCAGGCTCCAGGTGGCGGCCCGCGCAGGCCAGACCACATACAACGGAGTCATAGACTGCTTCAGGAAGATCATTGCTGAGGAGGGCTTCAGGGCCCTGTGGAAAGGAGCAGGAG ccCGTGTCTGCAGGTCCTCGCCACAGTTTGGTGTAACCTTGGTGACTTATGAACTCTTGCAGAGATGGTTCTACATTGACTTTGGAGGACA TCGCCCCACCGGCTCTGAGCCAACTCCTAAGTCGAGGATCTCAGACCTTCCCCCTGTAAGTGCCGACCACGTAGGAGGCTACCGTCTGGCTGCTGCCACGTTCGCTGGCGTGGAGAACAAGTTTGGTCTACACCTGCCCAAGTTCAAGTCTTCTGGAGCGGTGTCTGTTAGCCAAGCCCCAACCACGACCAAAGAGGAGCCTACAGCCCCATAG
- the LOC115160752 gene encoding calcium-binding mitochondrial carrier protein Aralar1 isoform X3, translated as MSPRDFVQNFLGMHNQPDHNHKTVQLIAGVADTSKDGLISFQEFLAFESILCVPDALFIVAFQLFDKTGTGDISFANVRDIFSQTTVHHHIPFNWDCEFIRLHFGSDRKKNLSYLEFTQFLQEMQLEHARQAFAQKDKNKSGTISAMDFSDIMATIRHHMLTPFVEENLVSAAGGSTSHMVSFSYFNAFNALLNNMELIRKVYSTLAGTYKDTLITKEEFVSAANKFGQINPMEIDILYQLSGLHAHSGKLNLADIERIAPLEEGALPYHLAEIQRQQAHGDPHRSVLLQAAESAYRFGLGALAGATGATAVYPIDLVKTRMQNQRSTSSFVGELMYKNSFDCAKKVLRYEGFFGFYRGLVPQLIGVAPEKAIKLTMNDFVRDKFTTEDNTIPLFAEVLAGATAGGSQVIFTNPLEIVKIRLQVAGEITTARRVGALTVVRDLGLFGLYKGAKACFLRDIPFSAIYFPVYAHTKAEFADEQGRIGPLQLLTAGAIAGIPAASLVTPADVIKTRLQVAARAGQTTYNGVIDCFRKIIAEEGFRALWKGAGARVCRSSPQFGVTLVTYELLQRWFYIDFGGHRPTGSEPTPKSRISDLPPVSADHVGGYRLAAATFAGVENKFGLHLPKFKSSGAVSVSQAPTTTKEEPTAP; from the exons ATGTCCCCCAGGGACTTTGTGCAGAACTTCCTGGGTATGCACAACCAGCCCGACCACAACCACAAGACTGTGCAGCTGATCGCTGGAGTAGCCGACACCAGCAAGGATGG ACTGATCTCTTTCCAGGAGTTTCTGGCCTTTGAATCGATTCTGTGTGTCCCGGATGCCCTTTTCATAGTTGCCTTTCAGTTGTTTGACAAGACTGGCACAGGGGACATCTCGTTTG CCAATGTGCGGGACATCTTCAGCCAGACCACAGTGCACCACCACATTCCCTTCAATTGGGACTGTGAGTTCATCAGGCTCCACTTTGGCAGTGACAGAAAGAAGAACCTCAGCTACTTGGAGTTCACCCAGTTTCTGCag GAGATGCAGTTGGAGCATGCCCGCCAGGCCTTTGCCCAGAAGGATAAGAATAAGAGCGGTACCATCTCTGCCATGGACTTCAGCGACATCATGGCCACCATCCGCCACCACATGCTCACCCCCTTTGTGGAGGAGAACCTGGTCTCG GCCGCTGGAGGCAGCACCTCCCACATGGTGAGCTTCTCCTACTTCAATGCCTTCAACGCCCTCCTTAACAACATGGAGCTGATCCGCAAGGTCTACAGCACACTAGCCGGAACATACAAGGATACCCTCATCACCAAAG AGGAGTTTGTTAGTGCTGCCAACAAGTTTGGTCAGATCAATCCGATGGAAATTGACATCCTGTACCAGCTCTCTGGCCTCCACGCTCATTCTGG AAAGCTCAACTTGGCGGACATCGAGAGGATAGCACCGTTGGAGGAAGGCGCGCTACCATACCACCTGGCTGAGATCCAAAGACAG CAAGCTCATGGGGATCCACATCGGTCCGTCTTGCTCCAGGCTGCAGAGTCTGCTTACAGGTTCGGTCTGGGTGCACTCGCTGGAG CCACCGGTGCGACGGCTGTGTACCCCATTGACCTGGTGAAGACCCGTATGCAGAACCAGCGCTCCACCAGCTCCTTCGTAGGAGAGCTCATGTACAAGAACAGCTTTGACTGTGCCAAGAAAGTGCTCCGATATGAGGGATTCTTTGGATTCTACAGAG GTCTCGTACCACAGCTTATCGGTGTTGCCCCAGAGAAAGCGATCAAACTCACG ATGAATGACTTTGTAAGAGACAAATTCACCACAGAGGATAACACCATTCCCCTGTTTGCAGAAGTCCTGGCTGGTGCCACT GCCGGAGGATCCCAGGTGATCTTCACCAACCCTCTGGAGATAGTGAAAATCCGTCTCCAGGTGGCCGGAGAGATCACCACGGCCCGCCGGGTCGGTGCCCTGACCGTGGTCCGGGACCTGGGCCTCTTTGGCCTCTACAAA GGAGCGAAAGCCTGCTTTCTGCGTGACATCCCGTTCTCTGCCATCTACTTCCCCGTGTACGCCCACACCAAGGCTGAGTTTGCAGACGAACAGGGCAGAATTGGACCTCTGCAGCTGCTCACTGCTGGTGCCATAGCAG GTATACCTGCTGCCTCCCTGGTGACCCCTGCTGATGTCATCAAGACCAGGCTCCAGGTGGCGGCCCGCGCAGGCCAGACCACATACAACGGAGTCATAGACTGCTTCAGGAAGATCATTGCTGAGGAGGGCTTCAGGGCCCTGTGGAAAGGAGCAGGAG ccCGTGTCTGCAGGTCCTCGCCACAGTTTGGTGTAACCTTGGTGACTTATGAACTCTTGCAGAGATGGTTCTACATTGACTTTGGAGGACA TCGCCCCACCGGCTCTGAGCCAACTCCTAAGTCGAGGATCTCAGACCTTCCCCCTGTAAGTGCCGACCACGTAGGAGGCTACCGTCTGGCTGCTGCCACGTTCGCTGGCGTGGAGAACAAGTTTGGTCTACACCTGCCCAAGTTCAAGTCTTCTGGAGCGGTGTCTGTTAGCCAAGCCCCAACCACGACCAAAGAGGAGCCTACAGCCCCATAG
- the LOC115160752 gene encoding calcium-binding mitochondrial carrier protein Aralar1 isoform X2, with protein sequence MAVKVETTARGDSNALRTIFLKHASVVENGVHYMSPRDFVQNFLGMHNQPDHNHKTVQLIAGVADTSKDGLISFQEFLAFESILCVPDALFIVAFQLFDKTGTGDISFANVRDIFSQTTVHHHIPFNWDCEFIRLHFGSDRKKNLSYLEFTQFLQEMQLEHARQAFAQKDKNKSGTISAMDFSDIMATIRHHMLTPFVEENLVSAAGGSTSHMVSFSYFNAFNALLNNMELIRKVYSTLAGTYKDTLITKEEFVSAANKFGQINPMEIDILYQLSGLHAHSGKLNLADIERIAPLEEGALPYHLAEIQRQQAHGDPHRSVLLQAAESAYRFGLGALAGATGATAVYPIDLVKTRMQNQRSTSSFVGELMYKNSFDCAKKVLRYEGFFGFYRGLVPQLIGVAPEKAIKLTMNDFVRDKFTTEDNTIPLFAEVLAGATAGGSQVIFTNPLEIVKIRLQVAGEITTARRVGALTVVRDLGLFGLYKGAKACFLRDIPFSAIYFPVYAHTKAEFADEQGRIGPLQLLTAGAIAGIPAASLVTPADVIKTRLQVAARAGQTTYNGVIDCFRKIIAEEGFRALWKGAGARVCRSSPQFGVTLVTYELLQRWFYIDFGGHRPTGSEPTPKSRISDLPPVSADHVGGYRLAAATFAGVENKFGLHLPKFKSSGAVSVSQAPTTTKEEPTAP encoded by the exons GTAGAAACAACCGCAAGAGGCGATTCCAATGCACTAAGGACTATATTTCTGAAG CATGCCAGTGTGGTTGAGAATGGGGTGCATTACATGTCCCCCAGGGACTTTGTGCAGAACTTCCTGGGTATGCACAACCAGCCCGACCACAACCACAAGACTGTGCAGCTGATCGCTGGAGTAGCCGACACCAGCAAGGATGG ACTGATCTCTTTCCAGGAGTTTCTGGCCTTTGAATCGATTCTGTGTGTCCCGGATGCCCTTTTCATAGTTGCCTTTCAGTTGTTTGACAAGACTGGCACAGGGGACATCTCGTTTG CCAATGTGCGGGACATCTTCAGCCAGACCACAGTGCACCACCACATTCCCTTCAATTGGGACTGTGAGTTCATCAGGCTCCACTTTGGCAGTGACAGAAAGAAGAACCTCAGCTACTTGGAGTTCACCCAGTTTCTGCag GAGATGCAGTTGGAGCATGCCCGCCAGGCCTTTGCCCAGAAGGATAAGAATAAGAGCGGTACCATCTCTGCCATGGACTTCAGCGACATCATGGCCACCATCCGCCACCACATGCTCACCCCCTTTGTGGAGGAGAACCTGGTCTCG GCCGCTGGAGGCAGCACCTCCCACATGGTGAGCTTCTCCTACTTCAATGCCTTCAACGCCCTCCTTAACAACATGGAGCTGATCCGCAAGGTCTACAGCACACTAGCCGGAACATACAAGGATACCCTCATCACCAAAG AGGAGTTTGTTAGTGCTGCCAACAAGTTTGGTCAGATCAATCCGATGGAAATTGACATCCTGTACCAGCTCTCTGGCCTCCACGCTCATTCTGG AAAGCTCAACTTGGCGGACATCGAGAGGATAGCACCGTTGGAGGAAGGCGCGCTACCATACCACCTGGCTGAGATCCAAAGACAG CAAGCTCATGGGGATCCACATCGGTCCGTCTTGCTCCAGGCTGCAGAGTCTGCTTACAGGTTCGGTCTGGGTGCACTCGCTGGAG CCACCGGTGCGACGGCTGTGTACCCCATTGACCTGGTGAAGACCCGTATGCAGAACCAGCGCTCCACCAGCTCCTTCGTAGGAGAGCTCATGTACAAGAACAGCTTTGACTGTGCCAAGAAAGTGCTCCGATATGAGGGATTCTTTGGATTCTACAGAG GTCTCGTACCACAGCTTATCGGTGTTGCCCCAGAGAAAGCGATCAAACTCACG ATGAATGACTTTGTAAGAGACAAATTCACCACAGAGGATAACACCATTCCCCTGTTTGCAGAAGTCCTGGCTGGTGCCACT GCCGGAGGATCCCAGGTGATCTTCACCAACCCTCTGGAGATAGTGAAAATCCGTCTCCAGGTGGCCGGAGAGATCACCACGGCCCGCCGGGTCGGTGCCCTGACCGTGGTCCGGGACCTGGGCCTCTTTGGCCTCTACAAA GGAGCGAAAGCCTGCTTTCTGCGTGACATCCCGTTCTCTGCCATCTACTTCCCCGTGTACGCCCACACCAAGGCTGAGTTTGCAGACGAACAGGGCAGAATTGGACCTCTGCAGCTGCTCACTGCTGGTGCCATAGCAG GTATACCTGCTGCCTCCCTGGTGACCCCTGCTGATGTCATCAAGACCAGGCTCCAGGTGGCGGCCCGCGCAGGCCAGACCACATACAACGGAGTCATAGACTGCTTCAGGAAGATCATTGCTGAGGAGGGCTTCAGGGCCCTGTGGAAAGGAGCAGGAG ccCGTGTCTGCAGGTCCTCGCCACAGTTTGGTGTAACCTTGGTGACTTATGAACTCTTGCAGAGATGGTTCTACATTGACTTTGGAGGACA TCGCCCCACCGGCTCTGAGCCAACTCCTAAGTCGAGGATCTCAGACCTTCCCCCTGTAAGTGCCGACCACGTAGGAGGCTACCGTCTGGCTGCTGCCACGTTCGCTGGCGTGGAGAACAAGTTTGGTCTACACCTGCCCAAGTTCAAGTCTTCTGGAGCGGTGTCTGTTAGCCAAGCCCCAACCACGACCAAAGAGGAGCCTACAGCCCCATAG